From a region of the Buteo buteo chromosome 7, bButBut1.hap1.1, whole genome shotgun sequence genome:
- the AGTR1 gene encoding type-1 angiotensin II receptor, translating to MIPNYSTEETIKRIHVDCPVSGRHSYIYVMVPTVYSIIFIIGIFGNSLVVIVIYCYMKLKTVASIFLLNLALADLCFLITLPLWAAYTAMEYQWPFGNCLCKLASAGISFNLYASVFLLTCLSIDRYLAIVHPVKSRIRRTIFVARITCIAIWLLAGVASLPVIIHRNIFFAENLNMTVCGFRYDNNNTTLRVGLGLSKNLLGFLIPFLIILTSYTLIWKTLKKAYQIQKNKTRNDDIFKMIVAIVFFFFFSWIPHQVFTFLDVLIQLHVITDCKITDIVDTAMPFTICIAYFNNCLNPFFYVFFGKNFKKYFLQLIKYIPPNVSAHPSLTTKMSSLSYRPPENIRLHTKKTTGSFDTE from the coding sequence ATGATTCCAAATTACTCTACTGAAGAAACCATTAAAAGAATCCACGTTGACTGTCCTGTTTCAGGAAGGCACAGTTACATCTACGTCATGGTTCCAACTGTTTATAGCATCATCTTTATCATAGGCATATTTGGGAACAGCCTGGTCGTTATTGTCATTTACTGctacatgaaattaaaaacagtagCCAGCATCTTTCTTCTAAACCTGGCACTTGCTGACTTGTGTTTTTTAATAACTCTGCCACTCTGGGCAGCTTACACGGCCATGGAGTACCAGTGGCCTTTTGGCAACTGTTTATGTAAGTTAGCATCAGCGGGGATAAGTTTCAACCTGTACGCCAGTGTGTTCCTCCTTACATGCCTTAGTATTGACCGGTACCTGGCCATAGTACACCCCGTGAAGTCCCGAATTCGACGTACCATATTTGTTGCCAGAATAACTTGCATCGCCATCTGGCTTCTCGCCGGTGTGGCCAGTTTGCCTGTCATCATTCACCGTAATATATTCTTTGCTGAGAACTTGAACATGACAGTCTGCGGTTTTCGGTATGACAACAATAACACAACACTCCGGGTTGGGTTAGGTTTATCCAAAAATTTGCTGggctttttaattccttttctgaTCATATTAACGAGCTACACCTTAATTTGGAAGACCCTGAAGAAGGCATATCAAATTCAAAAAAATAAGACTAGAAATGATGATATTTTTAAGATGATTGTGGcaatagtatttttcttcttcttttcctggatTCCTCATCAAGTGTTCACTTTTCTGGATGTATTAATTCAATTACATGTAATAACAGACTGCAAAATCACTGATATTGTGGATACAGCTATGCCCTTCACCATTTGCATCGCTTACTTTAACAACTGTttgaatccttttttttatgttttttttggaaaaaactttaaaaaatacttccttcAGCTAATAAAATACATTCCACCAAATGTCAGTGCACATCCAAGCCTAACAACAAAAATGAGCTCTCTCTCATATCGGCCACCGGAAAATATACGCTTGCACACTAAAAAGACTACTGGGTCTTTCGACACCGAGTGA
- the LOC142033346 gene encoding uncharacterized protein LOC142033346, with product MATMELAQVIKVLKGLANEVGARGTIRRGPTGECIQWVLRRGGMSSPTEVFSPPHWGVVREMLLQSALEGEHGAAERLRAWDMVEGVVKVGQKARECRSAARAILFADEAPVRKQRGIVPPETVGQDQTEWVVVERGSRSGSSLTDSVDSEGAAEIGVFPVETVPPRLDGPSLRRAWEVLRQDLLKELRECLLDWVPGGDVKGELYRQVKEWEERTPPEGELKKLRELKTVVAGEPPPGEGNQAPLPGEQAEFLPAEPMQVDSVPAEPMQAAPVPAAAAPLPVAAEPLPAQAAPVPVRAGPLPAAAGPVPVRAGPLPAAAGPVPVRAEPLPAAVGPVPVVAEPLPARAGPLPVRAEPLPVRAGPTEPVLAAPLPAGPGPGGPILAAPSTAPSAAPGPERVNPSAGPFRNWRAVPAAIDSGYSHEERMDGMIRQPSRSALQRQAKEGQDTLQKHWRGVKKKKKKKKKKRREAFHWKVLENLKNAVSQCGIHLLIKPVSVCRTCFR from the exons atggcgacgatggaacttgcgcaagtgattaaggtgttgaaagggttggctaatgaggtgggtgcccgaggaacgattaggaggggccccacgggcgaatgcatccaatgggtgctgcgccggggagggatgagttctcccacagaagtttttagtcccccacattggggagtggttcgggagatgttgcttcagtcggcgcttgagggtgagcacggcgctgcggaacgattacgagcttgggacatggtggagggggtagttaaggtgggacaaaaggctagggaatgcaggtcggcggcgcgagctatcctgtttgcggatgaagcgccggttcgaaaacaacgggggatagtgcccccagagacggtgggacaagatcagacggagtgggtggttgtggagcggggctcgcggagcggttcctctctgactgatagcgtggactcagagggtgcggcggagataggggtttttccggtggagacggtacctccgagactggatgggccctctctgcggcgggcatgggaggtgttacggcaggatcttctgaaggagttgcgggaatgcctcctggactgggttccaggcggggatgttaagggggaattgtaccgtcaggtgaaggaatgggaggaaagaacgcccccggagggggagctcaagaagctgagagagttaaaaactgtagtagcgggggaaccaccccccggcgagggaaaccaggcgcccttgccgggagagcaggcggagtttctgcctgccgagcctatgcaggttgactctgtgcctgctgagcctatgcag gctgcgccagtgcctgcggcggccgcgcctttgcctgtggcggccgagccgctgcctgcgcaggctgcgccagtgcctgtgcgggccgggcctttgcctgcggcggccgggcccgtgcctgtgcgggccgggcctttgcctgcggcggccgggcccgtgcctgtgcgggctgagcctttgcctgcggcggtcgggcccgtgcctgtggTGGCTGAACCTTTGCCTGCGCGGGCCGGGCCTctgcctgtgcgggccgagccgttgcctgtgcgggccgggcctactgagcctgtgctggctgcgcctttgcctgcggggcctggccccGGTgggcctattcttgctgcgccatcaactgcgccatctgccgctcctgggccggaacgggttaatccttcggctgggcccttccgaaactggcgcgcggtaccagcagctatagactccggtTATTCCcatgaggagaggatggatggcATGATACGGCAGCCATCGAGAAGTGCGCTACAGAGACAGGCAAAggagggacaggacaccttacagaagcattggaggggagtaaaaaaaaaaaaaaaaaaaaaaaaaaaaaaaaggagagaggcgtttcactggaaagtccttgagaacttaaagaatgctgtgagtcagtgcggaatccacttactgataaagccagtaagtgtatgtagaacttgctttaggtaa